One region of Bosea sp. 29B genomic DNA includes:
- a CDS encoding nuclease-related domain-containing protein — MRKKDISPKEARNESEIFDELQNLCCSPGYIHAVAYFCWRDNIIRFSGEKITEKDVEHQYSHEKLIRSEISTLVGLLAKGDIDTSIPEPGVLQNYLDRSEALLHEMHMSLQKPWMAAFAEMARNPRKSNRADPFNTAEGLREPIFYGGESAYNFQYEELALLKYAADSDWLRFHFGFTIDDACIVTRKLSELQMQKISQLREMMLNSHPDQWTFFPGFVFSARELEGPTGLSFEKIERILMAFTVDSKKANASFSSLSAFNETNAAPIIKAVDGSYILLQHYSLLEALYEAPFFWMVGDKSYAATASKNRGAFAEKFLSDRLTRVFDSRHVFQNVDIYKGKDRVTEADVLILYGDRALVVQAKSKRLTIEARKGNDLQLKDDFKKAIHDAYDQALLCAEALLDDSYRFVLPSGDEISIPNRPTKIFPVCSVSDHFPALAAQARQFLKIKSTKNVQPPVITDVFFFGCSN; from the coding sequence ATGCGCAAAAAAGACATAAGCCCCAAAGAGGCCCGCAACGAGTCCGAGATATTTGATGAATTACAAAATCTTTGCTGTTCTCCAGGGTACATTCATGCTGTCGCTTATTTTTGTTGGCGCGATAACATTATTCGATTTTCTGGCGAAAAAATCACTGAGAAAGATGTCGAGCATCAATATTCCCATGAAAAGCTGATCAGATCCGAAATCTCGACCCTGGTAGGCCTTTTGGCAAAAGGAGATATAGACACTAGCATTCCTGAGCCTGGCGTCCTTCAAAATTATCTAGATCGGTCAGAAGCTCTGCTTCATGAAATGCATATGAGCCTCCAGAAGCCCTGGATGGCTGCGTTTGCAGAGATGGCTCGAAACCCAAGAAAATCAAATCGCGCTGACCCGTTTAACACCGCTGAGGGTTTAAGGGAGCCTATTTTCTACGGTGGAGAGTCGGCCTACAATTTCCAGTATGAGGAACTGGCGCTCTTAAAGTACGCTGCAGATAGTGATTGGCTCAGGTTCCATTTTGGATTCACAATTGATGATGCTTGCATAGTCACTCGCAAACTTAGCGAGTTGCAGATGCAAAAGATCTCGCAACTTCGCGAGATGATGCTGAATTCTCATCCTGATCAGTGGACTTTTTTTCCCGGATTTGTTTTTAGCGCTCGCGAGCTAGAAGGACCGACAGGGCTCTCTTTTGAAAAGATAGAACGCATTCTCATGGCGTTCACTGTTGATTCGAAAAAAGCGAATGCCTCGTTTTCCAGCCTGAGCGCTTTCAACGAAACAAATGCCGCTCCGATCATCAAAGCCGTCGATGGCTCATATATTCTGTTGCAGCATTACAGTTTGCTCGAAGCGCTATATGAAGCACCGTTCTTCTGGATGGTTGGAGATAAGTCCTACGCTGCAACAGCATCCAAAAACCGTGGCGCCTTTGCTGAAAAATTCTTGTCAGACCGCCTCACGCGTGTGTTTGATTCACGGCATGTATTTCAGAATGTGGACATTTACAAGGGAAAGGATCGCGTTACTGAAGCGGATGTCTTGATTCTGTATGGTGACCGAGCGCTTGTAGTGCAAGCCAAGTCAAAACGCTTGACCATCGAGGCGCGTAAGGGGAACGATCTTCAGTTAAAGGATGATTTTAAGAAGGCGATTCACGATGCTTATGATCAAGCCTTGCTGTGTGCAGAGGCACTCCTAGACGATTCGTATCGGTTCGTATTACCGTCTGGCGATGAAATTAGCATTCCTAATAGGCCTACGAAAATTTTCCCAGTGTGTAGTGTATCGGACCATTTTCCTGCCTTAGCTGCACAGGCTCGGCAGTTCTTAAAAATCAAATCCACAAAGAATGTTCAACCTCCTGTAATTACTGACGTGTTTTTTTTTGGATGTTCTAACTGA
- a CDS encoding serine hydrolase: PHSLSPARLQAAVDFAQAHDSPWPRSMFYPDGAYVGNREWDEKGPWTEIVGPVEPRGGPAGVVLQGGKVVAEWGDVERADMTFSIAKSYLSVLAGLAVGDGLIADIDEPVGRSVDGPYFSSPHNAGITWRHLLNMNSEWQGEIFGKSDQVDHFRQIGIGADNSRKGQRRELREPGSLYEYNDVRVNALGYALLRRFRKPLPQVLRERIMGPIGASQSWRWEGYETSWLEIDGQRMQSVPGGGHWGGGLFISARDHARFGQLIAQNGVWEGRELIPSAWLAQSVVPSPTLPSYGFLWWLNRGPAANPKLPARSFSAQGAGNNVIWIDPEHDLVVVLRWIDKAAIDGFLERLVAAVE; this comes from the coding sequence GCCCCACTCCCTCTCCCCCGCCCGCCTCCAGGCCGCCGTCGACTTCGCGCAGGCGCATGACTCGCCCTGGCCGCGCAGCATGTTCTATCCGGACGGCGCCTATGTCGGGAATCGCGAATGGGACGAGAAGGGTCCCTGGACCGAAATCGTCGGGCCGGTCGAGCCGCGCGGCGGGCCGGCCGGCGTGGTGCTGCAGGGCGGCAAGGTCGTCGCCGAATGGGGCGATGTCGAGCGCGCCGACATGACCTTCTCGATCGCCAAGAGCTATCTCTCGGTGCTGGCCGGCCTCGCCGTCGGCGACGGCCTGATCGCCGATATCGACGAGCCGGTGGGCCGGAGCGTCGACGGCCCGTATTTCTCCAGCCCGCACAATGCAGGAATCACCTGGCGCCATCTGCTCAACATGAACAGCGAATGGCAGGGCGAGATCTTCGGCAAATCCGACCAGGTTGACCATTTCAGGCAGATCGGCATTGGCGCCGACAACAGCCGGAAAGGCCAGCGCCGCGAGCTGCGCGAGCCCGGCAGCCTCTATGAATACAACGACGTCCGGGTGAACGCGCTCGGCTACGCGCTGCTGCGCCGCTTCCGCAAGCCGCTGCCGCAGGTGCTGCGCGAGCGCATTATGGGCCCGATCGGCGCCTCGCAAAGCTGGCGCTGGGAGGGCTACGAGACCTCCTGGCTCGAGATCGACGGGCAGCGCATGCAGTCGGTCCCCGGCGGCGGCCATTGGGGCGGCGGCCTCTTCATCAGCGCCCGCGACCATGCCCGCTTCGGCCAATTGATCGCGCAGAACGGCGTCTGGGAGGGGCGCGAGCTGATCCCGTCCGCATGGCTGGCGCAGTCGGTGGTGCCCTCGCCGACCCTGCCGAGTTACGGCTTCCTCTGGTGGCTGAATCGCGGCCCGGCGGCGAACCCCAAGCTGCCGGCGCGTTCCTTCAGCGCCCAGGGCGCCGGCAACAACGTGATCTGGATCGACCCCGAGCACGACCTCGTCGTCGTGCTGCGCTGGATCGACAAGGCCGCGATCGACGGATTCCTGGAGCGGCTGGTCGCGGCGGTGGAATGA
- a CDS encoding DMT family transporter, whose protein sequence is MPNPTSPRLAVGFSCGILASVIWGVQAVVSRQSVTDGLSAGDVTILRFLAASLVLLPFALKRLKPFPVGRLGWKRALILTALVGPSYSLFLVGGAHFAPALHSSVITPGLIPVATALVAVLVLGDRISPLRVIGLAIIVAGVAVFSFEAMANTPTREGAWIGDLLFVLIALLWSTFGLLARRWGADAVEVTMATCLLSLPLLPLLALVQPIHLLQVAPQAIALQAFYQGVLVGAGALFLYTQSVAILGAGRAALFLPLVPVITALAGAILLGEQASTLEIAGMALAVIGMVVALKAPSSA, encoded by the coding sequence GTGCCCAATCCCACCTCCCCTCGCCTCGCCGTCGGCTTTTCCTGCGGCATCCTCGCCTCGGTCATCTGGGGCGTGCAGGCGGTGGTCTCGCGGCAATCGGTGACGGACGGGCTCTCGGCCGGCGACGTCACCATCCTGCGCTTCCTCGCCGCCTCGCTGGTGCTGCTGCCCTTCGCACTGAAGCGGCTGAAACCGTTCCCGGTCGGCCGGCTTGGCTGGAAGCGGGCGCTGATCCTCACCGCTTTGGTCGGGCCGAGCTACAGCCTGTTCCTGGTCGGCGGCGCCCATTTCGCCCCGGCGCTGCACTCCTCGGTGATCACGCCCGGGCTGATCCCGGTCGCGACAGCGCTGGTCGCCGTCCTCGTGCTCGGCGACCGCATCAGCCCGCTGCGGGTCATCGGACTCGCCATCATCGTCGCCGGGGTCGCGGTCTTCTCCTTCGAGGCGATGGCGAACACCCCGACGCGGGAGGGCGCCTGGATCGGCGACCTGCTCTTCGTCCTGATCGCCCTGCTCTGGTCGACATTCGGCCTGCTCGCCCGGCGTTGGGGCGCGGACGCGGTCGAGGTCACCATGGCGACCTGCCTGCTCTCGCTGCCGCTCCTGCCGCTGCTGGCGCTGGTCCAGCCGATCCATCTGCTGCAGGTGGCGCCGCAGGCGATCGCGTTGCAGGCCTTCTATCAGGGCGTGCTGGTCGGCGCGGGCGCGCTCTTCCTCTACACCCAGTCCGTCGCCATCCTCGGCGCCGGCCGGGCGGCGCTGTTCCTGCCGCTGGTGCCGGTGATCACGGCATTGGCCGGCGCGATCCTGCTCGGCGAGCAGGCTTCGACGCTGGAGATCGCCGGCATGGCGCTCGCCGTCATCGGCATGGTGGTGGCGCTGAAGGCGCCGAGCAGCGCTTGA
- the gpt gene encoding xanthine phosphoribosyltransferase, whose translation MADASANKAFPVSWDQFHRDARALAWRLADAGPFEAMVCITRGGLVPAAIICRELGLRMIETVCIASYHDYKNQSELKVMKEIAPSIRAIGDGKGKGVLVVDDLTDTGKTARIVREMLPNAHFATVYAKPAGVPVVDTFVTEVSQDTWIYFPWDMGLAYVEPIAKDHKG comes from the coding sequence ATGGCCGACGCTTCCGCCAACAAGGCCTTCCCCGTTTCCTGGGACCAGTTCCACCGCGACGCCCGGGCTCTCGCCTGGCGCCTTGCCGATGCCGGTCCGTTCGAGGCGATGGTCTGCATCACCCGCGGCGGGCTCGTGCCGGCGGCGATCATCTGCCGCGAGCTCGGCCTGCGCATGATCGAGACGGTCTGCATCGCGAGCTATCACGACTACAAGAACCAGTCGGAGCTCAAGGTGATGAAGGAGATCGCCCCCTCGATCCGCGCCATCGGCGACGGCAAGGGCAAGGGCGTTCTCGTCGTCGACGACCTGACCGATACCGGCAAGACCGCCCGCATCGTGCGCGAGATGCTGCCGAACGCCCATTTCGCCACGGTCTACGCCAAGCCGGCCGGTGTGCCGGTGGTCGACACCTTCGTCACCGAGGTCAGCCAGGACACCTGGATCTACTTCCCCTGGGACATGGGCCTTGCCTATGTCGAGCCGATCGCCAAGGACCACAAGGGCTGA
- a CDS encoding methyl-accepting chemotaxis protein produces the protein MRLNPFAGGASRRELEGEMAALNRAMAVISFKLDGTILDANENFLKTVGYTLEQVRGRHHSMFVPKDEAQSAEYKAFWERLRQGEYDARQFLRVAADGNEFWIEASYNPVLDSSGKPIKVVKFATVITDQKNREADMAGQVSAIRKAMAVIEFTLDGHILDANENFLAVTGYSLGEIKGKHHAMFCEAAYRSSPEYRAFWEKLGRGEYDSGQYQRFGKGGREVWIQASYNPIMDAKGRPTKVVKYATDITEQKAARQLAKAVGEAQSVIGRAKDKDLTTRIDMAGKEGEVAVLCSGINELIETMAEMISAVGMISGKVGAAADKMASESVELAERAESQAASLQQTAATTEELAASIKTSAGNSRQAAALGDEAKTVASRGGAIVTDAVAAMGRIEQASTSIADIISMIDEISFQTNLLALNAAVEAARAGDAGRGFAVVASEVRALAGRSSESANGIKSLIANSSEQVRSGVQLVKDAGRTLDEIVDAANRVAGTIAEISSAATEQANGVEEMAKTVAHMDEITQRNSLMADASSKLSRGLQGETQALAALVGAFRLGGSDQSARLAADLRAVLPVMKAAAAPARPMPLPRARVAGGRGDDGWAEF, from the coding sequence ATGCGGCTAAATCCATTTGCGGGCGGCGCTTCGCGCCGCGAGCTTGAAGGCGAGATGGCGGCGCTGAATCGCGCCATGGCGGTGATCAGTTTCAAGCTCGATGGCACGATCCTCGATGCCAACGAGAATTTCCTCAAGACGGTCGGCTACACGCTGGAGCAGGTGCGGGGGCGCCATCACAGCATGTTCGTGCCGAAGGACGAGGCGCAGAGTGCCGAATACAAGGCGTTCTGGGAGCGACTGCGGCAGGGGGAGTACGATGCGCGGCAATTCCTGCGTGTCGCCGCCGACGGCAACGAGTTCTGGATCGAGGCGAGCTACAATCCAGTCCTCGATTCCAGCGGCAAGCCGATCAAGGTGGTCAAGTTCGCGACAGTGATCACCGACCAAAAGAACCGGGAAGCCGACATGGCCGGGCAGGTCTCGGCGATCCGCAAGGCGATGGCGGTGATTGAATTCACGCTCGACGGCCATATCCTCGACGCCAACGAGAACTTCCTCGCCGTCACCGGCTATTCGCTCGGCGAGATCAAGGGCAAGCATCACGCGATGTTCTGCGAAGCCGCCTATCGCAGCTCGCCGGAATACCGCGCCTTCTGGGAAAAGCTCGGCCGCGGCGAATATGATTCCGGCCAGTACCAGCGCTTCGGCAAGGGTGGTCGCGAAGTCTGGATCCAGGCGAGCTACAACCCGATCATGGACGCCAAGGGGCGGCCGACCAAGGTGGTGAAATATGCCACCGACATCACCGAGCAGAAGGCGGCGCGCCAGCTCGCCAAGGCGGTGGGCGAGGCGCAGAGCGTGATCGGCCGGGCCAAGGACAAGGACCTGACGACACGCATCGACATGGCCGGCAAGGAAGGCGAGGTCGCGGTCCTGTGCAGCGGCATCAACGAACTGATCGAGACCATGGCCGAGATGATCAGCGCCGTCGGCATGATCTCCGGCAAGGTCGGCGCCGCGGCCGACAAGATGGCGAGCGAGAGCGTCGAGCTCGCCGAGCGCGCCGAGTCCCAGGCGGCGAGCCTGCAGCAGACGGCGGCGACGACCGAGGAGCTCGCCGCCTCGATCAAGACCAGCGCCGGCAATTCGCGCCAGGCGGCGGCGCTCGGTGACGAGGCGAAGACCGTCGCCTCGCGCGGCGGGGCGATCGTCACCGATGCGGTGGCGGCGATGGGGCGGATCGAGCAGGCCTCGACCTCGATCGCCGACATCATCTCGATGATCGACGAGATCTCGTTCCAGACCAACCTGCTCGCGCTCAACGCCGCGGTCGAGGCGGCCCGCGCCGGCGATGCCGGGCGGGGCTTTGCGGTCGTCGCCTCGGAGGTCAGGGCGCTCGCCGGCCGCTCCAGCGAATCCGCCAACGGCATCAAGTCGCTGATCGCCAATTCGAGCGAGCAGGTCCGCTCCGGCGTCCAGCTCGTCAAGGACGCCGGCCGCACGCTCGATGAGATCGTCGACGCGGCCAACCGGGTCGCCGGCACCATCGCCGAAATCTCGAGCGCGGCGACCGAGCAGGCCAATGGCGTCGAGGAAATGGCCAAGACCGTCGCCCATATGGACGAGATCACCCAGCGCAACTCGCTGATGGCCGACGCCAGCTCGAAGCTGTCGCGCGGTCTGCAGGGCGAGACGCAGGCGCTGGCGGCGTTGGTCGGCGCCTTCCGGCTCGGTGGCAGCGACCAGTCTGCGCGACTGGCGGCGGATTTGCGCGCGGTCCTGCCGGTGATGAAGGCCGCAGCCGCGCCAGCCAGGCCCATGCCGCTGCCCCGCGCCAGGGTGGCCGGCGGTCGGGGCGACGACGGCTGGGCCGAGTTCTAG
- a CDS encoding molybdopterin-binding protein: MTAAPSPAFQPVVTAAILVIGDEILSGRTKDKNIGYIAEYLTNIGIELREVRVVPDLTDEIVSALNALRSRYTYVFTTGGIGPTHDDITADAVATAFGVPIDYDQRAIDMLLERFPKDQLNEARMRMTRIPAGADLIANSVSKAPGFRIGNVHVMAGVPAIMQAMLDVVGPTLKTGAKILSETVQAGLREGDIGTPLAEIAKAHGDCSIGSYPFWSETGPDTNIVIRSRDPEKLALTTAAVKAMVEAERRRLGV, translated from the coding sequence ATGACGGCAGCGCCATCGCCCGCCTTCCAACCCGTGGTCACCGCCGCGATCCTGGTGATCGGCGACGAGATCCTGTCGGGGCGGACCAAGGACAAGAACATCGGCTACATCGCCGAGTATCTGACCAATATCGGCATCGAGCTGCGCGAGGTCCGCGTCGTGCCCGACCTGACCGACGAGATCGTCTCGGCGCTGAACGCGCTGCGCTCGCGCTACACCTATGTCTTCACCACCGGCGGCATCGGCCCGACCCATGACGACATCACCGCCGACGCGGTCGCCACCGCCTTCGGCGTGCCGATCGACTACGACCAGCGCGCGATCGACATGCTGCTGGAGCGTTTCCCCAAGGACCAGCTCAACGAGGCCAGGATGCGGATGACGCGCATTCCGGCGGGGGCCGACCTCATCGCCAATTCGGTGTCGAAGGCGCCGGGCTTCAGGATCGGCAACGTCCATGTCATGGCCGGCGTGCCGGCGATCATGCAGGCGATGCTCGATGTCGTCGGGCCGACGCTGAAGACCGGCGCCAAGATCCTGTCGGAGACGGTGCAGGCGGGCCTGCGCGAAGGCGATATCGGCACGCCGCTCGCCGAGATCGCCAAAGCCCATGGCGACTGCTCGATCGGCTCCTACCCGTTCTGGTCCGAGACCGGCCCGGACACCAACATCGTCATCCGCTCGCGCGATCCGGAGAAGCTGGCGCTGACGACGGCGGCTGTGAAGGCGATGGTCGAGGCGGAGCGCCGGCGCCTGGGTGTCTAG
- a CDS encoding FkbM family methyltransferase, producing MALNEIRSVEDQPFGTFAPQGLIARIIGWTRCASGSFLGRKLAFALRRLGLNRLKGQPVDIEALGAQMRLHPEGNVCEKRVLFTPQYFDAQERELLASRIRDGFSFIDVGANIGAYSLFVAARAGRGARILAVEPQPDIFARLTYNIAQNPFGTVKAIACALADKPGELTLFLDPANKGESSVRILRSSNANSVRVPATTLLALVQSEGYERIDAIKLDVEGAEDLILEPFLRDAPEALWPGFVIVEDSRGRWQADLPALLESKGYRLIAQTRLNLVYERTTS from the coding sequence ATGGCACTCAATGAGATCAGGTCGGTCGAGGACCAGCCTTTCGGCACTTTCGCGCCGCAGGGGCTCATCGCCCGCATCATCGGCTGGACGCGCTGCGCTTCCGGCTCCTTCCTCGGCCGCAAGCTCGCCTTCGCGCTGCGCCGCCTCGGGCTCAACCGGCTCAAGGGCCAGCCCGTCGACATCGAGGCGCTCGGTGCCCAGATGCGGCTCCACCCCGAGGGCAATGTCTGCGAGAAGCGGGTGCTGTTCACGCCGCAATATTTCGATGCCCAGGAGCGCGAGCTCTTGGCCTCGCGCATCCGCGACGGTTTCAGCTTCATCGATGTCGGCGCCAATATCGGCGCCTATTCGCTGTTCGTCGCGGCGCGGGCGGGGCGGGGCGCGCGTATCCTCGCGGTCGAGCCGCAGCCCGACATCTTCGCGCGGCTGACCTATAACATCGCCCAGAACCCGTTCGGCACGGTCAAGGCGATCGCCTGCGCGCTCGCCGACAAGCCGGGCGAGCTGACGCTCTTCCTCGACCCCGCCAACAAGGGCGAATCGAGCGTGCGCATCCTGCGCTCCAGCAATGCGAACTCGGTGCGCGTGCCGGCGACGACCCTGCTCGCTTTGGTGCAAAGCGAGGGCTATGAGCGGATCGATGCGATCAAGCTCGATGTCGAGGGCGCCGAGGACCTGATCCTCGAACCCTTCCTGCGTGACGCGCCCGAGGCGCTCTGGCCCGGCTTCGTCATCGTCGAGGATTCGCGCGGCCGCTGGCAGGCCGACCTGCCGGCCCTGCTGGAGAGCAAGGGCTACCGGCTGATCGCCCAGACCCGGCTCAACCTGGTCTACGAGCGCACGACCTCGTGA
- a CDS encoding alpha/beta hydrolase produces the protein MLGFVAGLVAVFALILPAQAQVDPFPTDFKTQEIATNGTTLHVRIGGNGPAVVLLHGYGETGDMWAPMAADLARERTVIVPDLRGMGLSAQPSGGFDKKNQAHDIAGVLDKLGIAKADLVTHDIGNMVGFALAAQYRDRISRFVLIDAPVPGVGPWEEILKNPLLWHFRFGGPDMERLVAGRERIYLDRFWNEFSATPSRFSEAARQHYAALYARPGAMHSGFAQFAAFDQDAIDNKAFLAQQGKLAMPILALGGEKSFGLTMAVVMRFAATDVSEGIVPDSGHWIMEENPKATVAAVRSFLIRAP, from the coding sequence ATGCTCGGATTCGTCGCTGGCCTGGTCGCCGTTTTCGCTCTGATCCTGCCCGCGCAGGCCCAGGTCGACCCGTTCCCCACCGACTTCAAGACGCAGGAGATCGCCACCAACGGCACGACACTGCATGTCCGCATCGGCGGCAACGGGCCGGCCGTCGTGTTGCTGCACGGCTATGGCGAGACCGGCGACATGTGGGCGCCGATGGCGGCCGACCTCGCGCGCGAGCGCACCGTGATCGTACCTGACCTGCGCGGCATGGGGCTCTCTGCCCAGCCCTCCGGCGGCTTCGACAAGAAGAACCAGGCACACGACATCGCCGGCGTCCTCGACAAGCTCGGCATCGCCAAGGCCGACCTCGTGACCCATGACATCGGCAACATGGTCGGCTTCGCCCTTGCCGCCCAGTATCGCGACCGCATCTCTCGCTTCGTCCTGATCGATGCGCCGGTCCCCGGTGTCGGCCCCTGGGAGGAAATCCTCAAGAATCCGCTGCTCTGGCACTTCCGTTTCGGCGGGCCGGACATGGAGCGCCTGGTCGCCGGGCGCGAGCGCATCTATCTCGATCGCTTCTGGAACGAGTTTTCCGCGACCCCGAGCCGCTTCAGCGAGGCGGCGCGCCAGCATTATGCGGCTCTTTACGCCCGCCCAGGCGCTATGCACTCCGGCTTCGCGCAGTTCGCGGCTTTCGACCAGGACGCGATCGACAACAAGGCCTTCCTCGCGCAGCAGGGCAAACTCGCGATGCCGATACTGGCACTGGGTGGCGAGAAGTCGTTCGGGCTGACCATGGCCGTGGTGATGCGATTTGCCGCGACAGATGTCAGCGAAGGCATCGTCCCGGATTCCGGCCACTGGATCATGGAGGAAAATCCGAAGGCGACCGTCGCAGCAGTTCGCAGCTTCCTCATCCGCGCACCCTGA
- the map gene encoding type I methionyl aminopeptidase, whose translation MTLNESISRGRRDPAIKLHGPEAFAAMRKAGQLTARGLDMLAGEVKPGVTTQRLDDLAFQFAMDNSAYPATLFYRGYTKSICTSINHVVCHGIPDDKPMREGDIVNIDYTLIVDGWHGDSSRMFAVGDIPRKAERLVEITYESLLRGIRATRPGATTGDIGFAIQRYAEGERCSVVRDFCGHGLGQVFHDAPNILHYGSPGEGVELKPGMLFTIEPMINLGKASVKVLSDGWTAVTRDRSLSAQFEHTVGVTDTGCEIFTLSPAGLDNPLAPRP comes from the coding sequence ATGACCCTGAACGAATCGATCTCGCGCGGGCGGCGCGACCCCGCCATCAAGCTGCATGGGCCTGAAGCCTTCGCGGCGATGCGCAAGGCCGGGCAGCTGACCGCGCGTGGCCTCGACATGCTCGCCGGCGAGGTCAAGCCCGGTGTCACCACCCAGCGCCTCGACGATCTCGCCTTCCAGTTTGCCATGGACAATTCAGCCTATCCGGCGACGCTGTTCTATCGCGGCTACACCAAGTCGATCTGCACCTCGATCAACCACGTCGTCTGCCACGGCATCCCCGACGACAAGCCGATGCGCGAGGGCGACATCGTCAACATCGACTACACGCTGATCGTCGATGGCTGGCATGGCGATTCCAGCCGGATGTTTGCGGTCGGCGACATCCCGCGCAAGGCCGAGCGGCTGGTCGAGATCACCTATGAGAGCCTGCTGCGCGGCATCCGCGCCACGCGCCCGGGTGCGACCACCGGCGATATCGGCTTTGCCATCCAGCGCTATGCCGAGGGCGAGCGCTGCTCGGTGGTCCGCGATTTCTGCGGCCACGGCCTCGGCCAGGTCTTCCACGACGCGCCGAACATCCTGCACTATGGCAGCCCCGGCGAAGGCGTCGAGCTCAAGCCCGGCATGCTCTTCACCATCGAGCCGATGATCAATCTCGGCAAGGCGAGCGTGAAGGTGCTCTCCGACGGCTGGACGGCGGTGACCCGCGATCGCTCGCTCTCGGCCCAGTTCGAGCACACGGTCGGCGTGACCGATACGGGCTGCGAGATCTTCACGCTCTCGCCCGCCGGCCTCGACAACCCGCTCGCGCCGCGCCCATGA
- the radC gene encoding DNA repair protein RadC: MKNGGNGKPAPLAAAPDDVPPHHLGHRERLRQRFLEAGDAALPDYELLELLLFRSIPQRDVKPLAKQLIQHFGSFAEVIGAPVSRLREVKGVGESVALDLKIVEAALKRTMKGQVAKKPLLSSWSSVIDYCRLAMAFAEREQFRILFLDKKNALIADEVQQTGTVDHTPVYPREVMRRALELSATALILVHNHPSGDPTPSGADMRMTRELVDIAKPLGIAIHDHIIVGRDGHASFKGLGLI, from the coding sequence ATGAAGAACGGCGGCAACGGCAAACCAGCCCCGCTTGCCGCCGCCCCGGACGACGTCCCGCCACATCATCTCGGCCACCGCGAACGCTTGCGCCAGCGCTTCCTCGAAGCCGGCGACGCCGCTTTGCCCGACTACGAACTGCTCGAGCTGCTGCTCTTCCGCTCGATCCCGCAGCGTGACGTCAAGCCGCTCGCCAAGCAGCTGATCCAGCATTTCGGCTCCTTCGCCGAGGTGATCGGCGCGCCGGTCTCACGGCTGAGGGAGGTCAAGGGCGTCGGCGAGAGCGTCGCGCTCGATCTCAAGATCGTCGAGGCGGCGCTGAAGCGGACGATGAAGGGCCAGGTCGCCAAGAAGCCGTTGCTCTCCTCCTGGTCCTCGGTCATCGATTATTGCCGCCTCGCCATGGCCTTCGCCGAGCGCGAGCAGTTCCGCATCCTCTTCCTCGACAAGAAGAACGCGCTGATCGCCGACGAGGTGCAGCAAACCGGCACAGTCGACCACACCCCGGTCTACCCGCGCGAGGTGATGCGCCGGGCGCTGGAGCTCTCGGCGACCGCACTGATCCTGGTCCACAACCACCCGTCCGGCGACCCGACCCCATCCGGCGCCGACATGCGCATGACCCGCGAGCTGGTCGATATCGCCAAGCCGCTCGGCATCGCGATCCACGACCACATCATCGTCGGCCGCGACGGCCATGCCAGCTTCAAGGGGCTGGGGCTGATCTGA